One genomic region from Fimbriimonadia bacterium encodes:
- a CDS encoding M20/M25/M40 family metallo-hydrolase, whose translation MRTLSVLVLALSLHTAYADPLTDIGGDVSATRLMDTVKYLSGATSSIATRFSPTAGSVAAQNWLKNQFQVLGYPTVLQDWGTYQGYPCSDNVIARKVGVLYPETIYVICAHYDSTSNNPWSLAPGADDNASGVAAVLEAALLLKDYPTDYTIEFVTFSGEEQGLYGSRYYVQNPGGRQWAGAINLDMIGYAPVANPSLWVVSCTSPSPIADLVRAISLYLNPGTPVVRYTYPYGVSDNYPFYQNNVPECLLIEHDFGDSNPYYHKTTDTWDKLTAEYLRVCATAGIASVAYAAGVSNGYAAVLMPEYVGSRAGLGVEMQLREPDGGPLVATYAVTLDAAGVFRLPDELPRGTWDLAVKAPGWLRRVSAHAAIPNLQGLSFTLVPGDVSGDNVVDITDLALLLAAFGLSTPGADVDGSGTVGIEDLNLVLIHFGDTGD comes from the coding sequence ATGAGAACGCTGAGCGTGCTCGTTCTTGCACTATCACTCCACACTGCCTACGCTGACCCCCTGACTGACATCGGAGGGGACGTGTCCGCAACTCGGTTGATGGACACGGTCAAATACCTGAGTGGAGCCACGTCGTCTATCGCTACTCGTTTCTCCCCCACGGCGGGCTCCGTAGCCGCTCAGAACTGGCTGAAAAATCAGTTCCAAGTGCTAGGGTATCCGACCGTCTTGCAGGATTGGGGTACCTATCAGGGGTATCCGTGCTCGGACAACGTGATCGCACGTAAGGTGGGTGTCTTGTACCCCGAGACCATCTATGTGATCTGCGCTCACTACGACTCCACCTCGAACAATCCGTGGAGCCTCGCTCCTGGTGCAGATGATAACGCAAGCGGCGTTGCAGCGGTGTTGGAGGCGGCCCTCTTGCTAAAGGACTATCCGACGGACTACACCATCGAGTTCGTGACGTTCTCGGGTGAGGAGCAGGGGCTGTATGGGAGCAGGTACTACGTCCAGAACCCGGGGGGAAGGCAGTGGGCAGGCGCGATCAACCTGGACATGATAGGGTATGCGCCGGTGGCCAACCCCTCGCTATGGGTGGTTTCCTGCACGAGCCCCTCCCCCATCGCGGACTTGGTTCGAGCCATAAGCCTATACCTCAATCCCGGCACTCCCGTCGTTCGATACACCTACCCGTACGGTGTAAGTGACAACTATCCCTTCTATCAGAACAACGTCCCCGAGTGTTTGCTGATCGAGCACGACTTCGGCGACTCGAACCCCTACTACCACAAGACCACGGACACCTGGGACAAGCTGACGGCTGAGTACCTGCGTGTGTGTGCTACGGCAGGCATAGCTTCTGTCGCCTACGCTGCGGGTGTGTCGAACGGATACGCCGCCGTGCTGATGCCGGAGTACGTGGGCTCGCGGGCCGGACTCGGCGTGGAAATGCAGCTTCGCGAGCCGGACGGCGGCCCGTTGGTGGCAACGTATGCGGTGACGCTCGATGCCGCTGGCGTGTTCCGGCTGCCGGACGAGCTTCCGCGCGGCACGTGGGACCTGGCGGTGAAGGCGCCCGGTTGGCTCCGCCGAGTCTCGGCCCACGCCGCGATCCCCAATCTGCAGGGCCTGAGCTTCACGCTGGTCCCGGGAGACGTGAGCGGAGACAACGTGGTGGATATCACGGACCTCGCGCTGCTGCTCGCCGCCTTCGGCCTCTCGACCCCCGGGGCGGACGTTGACGGCTCCGGCACGGTGGGCATCGAGGACCTCAACCTCGTCCTCATCCACTTCGGCGATACGGGGGACTAG